The nucleotide window AAATTCGACAGTATTCGATGATTTTTTGGTAGTGTGTTTAAAACCAAATATGATCCTAATCTGCAACTTCTAAAAACGTGGGATGTATTACTTGACTCACAAGATTAGAGCAGAATGTGGGGACATGACCTTGAagggcaagaaaagaaagaacgcGGGTGATCATATGTAATTGCTAAAGAGCTCTCATGAACTAAgggtttttctttataaatactATAATCAAATAACTAAAATAGAGACTTTCATTCAACACCACAAAATGACAAATTCTGCAAAATTTTCAGTTATGCTAATACAATAGAAGATTATAGAGTGCAAGTGTATGTGAGTGTTAGAGGTCGAttcatttttgtttcttatttcttttatttaagcatttTCTTTCTAATTAGTTCTTTGTTTCCATTTCtagctttgttcttcattttactttttagtgtttattcatttttcttttcttcttttcgattcttaagttttatttaagtctattttgattttactttGATCTCTGTTCATGTTAAACATTTGTTTGTCTATCTTTACTATTAATACTACAAAAGTCATATTATTTTTCCACTGACTGCAAAGTTCATTTCATTCGACATTAAAGTTGATAATTTTTGGATTGAGCTCTCTTTTTAAAGGAGTCATATCTACTCCTAAATTACGATCAGTGATACAAACTTAATCGACATTCTGTGTCGaagtcaaataaaaataaaacaaacagaACTTCAATTCAATTAATAATCCATTCAAATGAAGGATAACAGACAATGCAAACATTTATATTATTCTTTACGACAAGTTCACGATACagattatattaataatataagcACACATTTTATTAACTTTATACCCAAACgccttttttattgttattattattattaattgttgtAGCTTATGCATTGAGGAGATGAGCATCTATATCTTTAGTAAATTTGTCAAAGTATTCCATGTAGCCATATGGAGCTTCAACATCATCATTGACCTTCTCATATTCAACGGTCCATTTAGCCGAACCACTTCCATTATTGTGCTCAATTACTTGAAAAATAACCTTGAAGGCCTTGTAGCGTTGATCGATATCTCCATCAAAGAGTTTGAATATGACTATCTTGTTCTTCTCATCAATGCTTTCAATAGTCTCTTTGGATGTAGTTACTTTACCGTCTGTTGATGTAAAACAtcaacaaatttaaataaagaaaatacaagtttaaatataattatactcTTGATAAACAAGTCATTTTGATTTTAATGTctataaaatgttaaaaaaaataagcgaTTTGTATGTTCACCCAAATTTTATCCTCACATTTTTTACACCCCTGCATCTTTTCGCTCGTGGTCTTTTCTTTTAACGGCTTGTCCCTTTTcagttcatcatcatcattgtgctcttttgttttttcttctttttatacataaatgatcaattttattttagaaaagttttaattttttgaaaaataataaaaaaactaactttttatcaatattaactaatactttgacttattaatattttatttttatacagcTAGGAtttaaagttataaatttagtatttaatatgtagaaaaatacttttatcGGTTAAATATTGACACAAAATCATAAATTATATTAGTCATGTAGCattgtttcattttctttttcaacacgAAATCTAAgcaataaagagaaaaaaaaccttaatatttaaaaagatagcCATCAGTACCAACTAAGAAATTAGAGCAAAACTAAAGTGACTCATATTTCATGGGatcaaaaacatatttttgaaaaccagagaattaagaaaaaataatgttagaaaattatatttttcgaTTAACATCaactaaattctttaaaattattttttatttttaaattctaaatcataaatttttaattctaaagttTATATTATAAACTATAAATTATAagttctttaaaaaataaaaattgatagaattaaaaaaaattagttaaggTTAACTAGTTAAAACTTTGTTGCTTAAAAATCAAGATCAATAAATGCAAAATAGAATAAATGCGTTTCCCTAGAGTGACTGCATTTTACACAGCATGAATGTGCatggaattaaaaaaaatctagtcGAATTTGGCAACACTAATTAGAATTTTAGTAATTTCaggaaaatgaattaaatttcataaactaaaatattGATTTGTTGCTTTATTATCTAAGAAAGAATAATAACCAATATGAGAGATTTTTATATTTGCCTCTGTTGACAATATGTGCGCTCAGGTCCAGTGTAATCAGTGCTAGAAAAGAATTTGTAGAATTTAAATTGGAAGCATGTCAGACAGCATTACAAACTGACGAGCGAACACCATAGCATGCTTGTGGATTGTGCAATGAAGATTGTAGGGGGTGGAGGCCGAGAAGATGATTGCCGGGAAGGATTCGCTCTTGATTGTCGAGAATACTAGAATTTGAGTTTGAGCCGAAAAAAATAACGGCTTTGTTAGGTAGCCAATAACTTTTGTAAACAATAGGAATAATGGATTTTAAAAATGActcaataaagtaaaaaaacacTCTGTCCCTAAATTATttcttaaatcttaatattaggatAACCATCTGCATTATTGAACATCCTGTCATTGTTAATTATGAACGAGTAAATCGGATCAAAAGAAATAactatctaattaaaaataatgcaCATAATCATCTAcatatttattgaattaaacATCTTATctatctattatttatattgtttaatattctCATTGTCtacttgtatttttttattaaaaattatcaaacCTGGGATAACAATTTCAAACAAAATGACCAATCTTGCCACATAATTAACATTGTGGTCGAGTAGAGGTGAAAGAATTTGTTCCACCACTAAtgctaaaagaaaaatgaaagcatATCTCATGGTTTTAAAAACCGAACCGATTCATTAAATTACTCTAACAAGTGATTTAACCATTTAGAGTTACAACCAATTCGATTAAACTTTaactaaaataatcaaattatagtaatttaatatataaaattataaatcaatacaaaaaatataaatatattctaatataaatatttaaaatacatatattaaaagTGCAACCCTAactaaaatttcatatttaATCCTATGTAAATACAAGATAAGAGttgaatagaaaaagaaatagacTATATCAAagtttacatatatataattcatgatattatgtattatatgtaaatgaataataattaacgaATAAtcacacaaaaaatatttattaatttatattcttatatcccaaagatttttttatttgaaaaattagtgcTATATCctttaattacataaatatggagcattatatatatatatatatatataatactccatatttatgtaattttttaaccAAGTTAACTAAGTTTTTTTTGGATTATGCGTCCTCCTTTCTATTAATGTAAAACTTCTTTCTTAACATAgagcttttctttttcaatgtaAATCTTCTTTTCGTTCTTCTATCTCAACGTAAAATTTCTCTTTctcaatataaaatttttgtatcCTTCTCTACTCTGATTTTTACAACTTAAAACTTTGTGTTCTTCTCTTTACTCATGTTGCTATGTCATGGAATATGTAAGTGTCATTATTGACTATAATTCTAGGGTTCAAGTAAAAGCAAATGTGTGCATCATTAAATTTCATTTTGCAGGTGATGATGTAGTTCCATGCAAATACGAAGAGAAATCAGCCCAATGCTTCACTTAGTTAAGCTATTTAATTTgtcttatatatttatattttaagtagTAAAAACAACAACTATTAAATGATTTAAAtacattattaaatattaagatagtttaaaaaattgaatagtaTAGATTTGACTGATTAGTACTTATTGCAATGCTTATATTTTGGTAAGTTTAGTAAGACAAGTTTTTGTATAGGAGgtattacttttgatttctaataataaaaaattatatattagtaaTAATGGTGATTCAAACCGTCGTTTTAACTTATTCAAAACCCGTTGTTTTAATCTTAGAAATAACGGCGGTTTGAACCATCGTTTTAACTGACAAAATAATGTCTTTATTTGGAAATAATGACGGTTTGAATCGTCGTTTTAACCTATTCAAAAATCGTCGTTTTAACTTAGAGAATTGCAGTGATCTTCAAAAAACCGCCGTAATAACTAGAATAATGCCCAAAATTATATCGCTTTATAAAACCGCCAtccttaataataataacagttCAAACTAccgtaaatataaaaaaaactgcCATTTTTATCAGAATTTTTTGTAGTGTTCAATTCATCCATTCAAACGAAGAATAGCAACCGATACAAACATCGATATTATTTTTTACGATGAAGTTCACACAGATTATACTAATAAGATAAACACACAGTCAGCACACTTTATTAACTTTTATACCCAAACAcgttgtaattattattattattattaattgttgtAGCTTATGCCTGGAGAAGATGAGCATCCATTTCTTTTCTACACTTGTCAAAGTATTCCATGTAGCCATACGGAGCTTCAACATCATCATTGACCTTCTCATATTCAACGGTCCATTTAGCCGAACCACCTCCATTATTGTTCTCAATCACTTGAAAAATAATCTTAAAGGCCTTGTAACGTTGATCGATATCTCCATTAAAGAGTTTGAATATGACTGTCTTGTTCTGTTCATCAATACTTTCAATAGTCTCTTTAGATGTAATTACTTTACCATCTGTCAATGTAAAACATCAACAAatttaagtaaaattaaaaaaatacaaatttaaatatagttATACTCTTGATAAATAAGtcacttttattttaatgtcaataaaatattagaaaaataagttattttcgcaacattattattattattattattattattattataaaaactaaCACTTTTTGTCAATATTAACTAATACttttaagttaatattttatttttttatacggCTAAAATTTAAAGTGTCAAATTTAgtattaagatttaaaaaattatctttatcGATTAATTATCaacgaaaaataataaattatattttttttcaagttatcacatttttttcaaagatttgcacatctgtttttttttaagttactacaagttgtttttaaaaaattgaaaagatggAGTTAAactttaaattgatttttaagaTTAGTGTTGTCCACTAAAAttgttcttaaaattttaattgtaccAATTATGTTCTTAAAATTGGTAAAAGTACATTACGTTAATTCTTGACCCAATTTTCATTAACGACATAATAATATGAGTTAATGACGTGAGTTGTTACAGGTCACTCCATGAATTGGCTATATTTAATGGTATGATGATGTGTTGACTGATGACATGTGACATGATGATGCGGATAGTTGTATCACGTATCACAATGTAATTTGGCCACGTATTTGTTTGTGCCACGTGTCATAATAGTATTCATCCATGTACCTTCCATTATGTTATCATTATAGATGCATCAAATTAGTCCCGCATTTTGCATTAAGTAactcattttagtccctaaAATTGAGTGTCGTGAACCAAACTAGTtatttcactactttttctcatttttaaaaatttaaaattttcaatatctTAGATACActaatttcaattctttttttcaCATATCATTTAAATACAAgtacttttataaatttttttaagattttagttttaattatataatttttttataataatttaacattggtaaattttgtaatatataagtatgttattataaaaaaagaattatatgattgattagatacactttttaataaaaaatgtgtttttaacaaaaaatcaataattaaaatatttttttggttcttATGAAATACATGTTTCTATTGTGTGTAAATGGGCTACACTAAAGGCACTTCAAGCACCCTCACTGCCATCTTTGACCTCTTCAGTCTAGACAAAAGAGGTCAGAGATGGTAGTGGGATGCTTGAAATGTCTTCACATTAACTCTAAGACGACTGTTAGGGATACTcgtaagagaaaaaatattttataaaagcatttgtatttaaataacatgtgaaaaatagaattaaaattaatacattaaaaaatattgagaattttgaatttatagaaaaaaaaaaagagaaaaaaactagTGAAGAGACTAATTTAgtgcacgacattcaatttcaTGAACTAAAAATGTGACTCACTTAATGCAAAGTGAGTGATTAATTTAATACATCTATAATGATGACATAGCGAATAACACGTGGATGAATACTATTACGACACATAACACAAACTAACATATGATCAAATAGCATTGTGACATGTGGCACAACTGTCTACATCAGCATATCACTAGTTAACACATCCTTATACTATTACACGTGGTTAAACTATAAAATGACATGTTTCACTAACAATTTATCTCATCAAGACATGTTATCACGctgttaacaaaaaataaaccaGAAATTAACGTGATACACttttgtcaattttaaaattataattgatacaattaaaattttagagataattttaatatacaatacCAATCTCAAAaaccattttaaaatttagctaTACTCTTTAGATAAAATATGAGCgtaaaattagtaaaatccTAAGAATGTTCGCTTTGATTTTGGTCCTACCTCCTTCTAAACTTTTATGCTTATTATAAGTATTGACAACCAAAAATCATATGCGTTTCtcttaaaaatattgaaaactttgttaattctttttgtaattataattataattataattataactaAATATCTTCTTTAGTCTCTATCAATCAATATCATCATTCAACACAAAATCTaagcaataaagaaaaaaaactttaatattttaaaagagaaCCATCAATACAAACTAAGAAATTAGAGCAAAACTAAACAGACTCATATATTTCTTGAAATCAAAAACATATTTctgaaaacaaaagaattaaggaaaaaataatgttaagaaattatttttttcgagtAACACAActacatttttaaaaattattttatgttttaaattttaaacgtTAAATCATCCATTTTTAATTCTAgatcttaaattataaactataaattctaaatcttttaaaaaataaatattaataaaattaaaaaaattagtcaatattaactaattaaaaatttgttgctTGAAAATCAAGCAAAAAAAAGGACAAACTGTTGACCTTCTAGCTTGAGATCACCTCAATTTTCTTTCAGTAGATTCTATAGActacaacaaattaaatttatcttcTATAGCTACAAGGATATTAATTATCCCATTtcataaaatataataacatgGAGTGTGTTATTATTACCTATGACATAAGTCCAGTGTTTGACCGAACCACCGACGCTGTGCCAGTCATCACCTTCATGGAGCTTGCCAGCATGCACTCTTTCACACACGTTTTGAACATGGTGGAGTTTCTTTGCCAAGAGGTCAAAGAACTTTGAAGCTGGTGATTGGATTGCACTTTCAGTGCTAAGCTTACCAGTTAGTGCCAtgtcttaattaaaaaataaaccacTTTCAGAGATGTATGGGAAGTAGATAGAGCACTCAGCCTTCTAGGACTTTATATAGAAATAGCCTCTTATTATATTGTTAAGGGATTTGGAttctctaaaatttgaatttcactttagaaaataaagtataatttatcaccatttattttataggtggaaccaaaaaaatataagaaaaaaacatttaatgataaaagatctcactttatcctctaaaacaaaaatctaaaatttaaaaaatccaaatttatTGTCAAGTAGCTAccacaattattattattgctcattagtttaaataataattttatcacGAAAGAATTATCTTTTTATACGATATTTTtcagtttaataaattaaatattaatttattataaatctaGTTTATTGttgattaatatattattacctggataaaataaaattcgaaCCTTATTTTAAAAACTTGATTGGCTTCTTATATAATtaacttaaaagttaaaactaatatttaatatacacagttatatcaaatatgttatttatatattaaaattagttattaatatatttatatataaatacatataaaatttaatttattttttatgtttatttatattttaatatatattttattttattgataactaattttagtgattatatatatcactttttaaattgtatttttttttggtcCTCACTATGTTAAACATTTGATTGTTTCTGACTAATTCTTATTTTACGGTGAAATTTCTTCTTTCACTATTCATCTATTTAagtgttattttttctttaatttaacgGGTAACATCACTCTATTATCTTTGGCATACAGGTTCTGCtgcttaattttttctttttggttcccCATGCTATATGAGAATTAATAAACCCAGCAACTCTTACTTATGTGCTTGAACATACCTCCAACTCAAATACATACATAATGTTTATTTATTGCTGAATTGAGGCCTTTAATTTTTCTCTGATCTAGCTTTCATTTTTGTTTAACTTGTGGTCAATAATAATCAAGATGTCAATCACATTAAGAATAGGATCAGGCAGGTGCATGCAATAATACAGACACGTCAATACATATCACATTATAAATTGGCTATATATTTATAAGCTAATAAAAATCGAGTTATATTATGtgtatacactaaaatcagtcactaaaattaattattagtataaaatataaatatacattaaaaataaatcaaatcacACGTATATTTATACGTAAAtgtattaataactaattttaatatataaataacatttttataaaatatcatagTGTCTGTTCCAATTTGGGCTGACACTATGGATACTGAATGAACTTTGTCTTTAGTTTCTTTACAATAAAATCACTTCTACCGAATGAAGCAGATGGAGCAAGACATTTATAGCCTTTTATTAGGAGCATACTCAATAAAGACACCCTCTGTGCTGCTGGTTGGATTTTGGGTGAGGATAGCAAGAACCATCAAAGGCCCCTCAAATTTTATATGATGATTTATTGTCCAAGACAAGAGAGGATAACTATTAGTGAGCTTGGCTGAGGTAAAAAAAATCTCATCCTAATAAATCAATGGCATTATTGCAGTGGAAAGTATAGCCAGTCCCATCTCAATGATGTGGCCATAGTTAGTTGCAATTACTCACAATAAATACATGTATAAGCAGTTCAATTGAAACACAATATTTAATACAGTTTTCACAGTTCTATTACTGTCAGTTCATAATTCTAAATTCTCTTTCATTCATTGCTCACATATGAAGACAACTCAGTAATAGTAAATTAGAGAAGTGAATGTTACAAGAATTGAGTACATGCTGGATAGTATGTCCCAATTTATGATGCCACAATTGAAAAGAATACAAAAACTGAATTTACAGTAGAACTAATGGGAAGAGAAATGTTCTAAAGAGCAGCAACTAACGTCATAAAACCGGTAAATTTCATTTTATCTTAATCTTTGTAAACGCGTTTCCTTAGAGTGACTGCATTTTACAAAGCATGAATGTGCATGGAATTAAAAAAAGGAAGGTTAGGTAAACAATGGCCATtttgaacaatatgaataaccaccaatcaaataaaaatatactacacTCTTAAATTAAccatctaaattttaatattaaaataactatccGTATACCTAGTGAAATGAACATCCGATATACCTACTATTCATATTGTTTgatattttcattgtctacttatactttttcttaaaaaaaatctagtTTGAATTTGGCAACACTAATTAGAATTTTAGTAATTTAAGGAGAATGAATtaatttcataaactaaaaTAGTGATTTGATGCTTTATTATCTAAGAAAGAATAATGGCCAATATGagagatttttatatttgactCTGGTTGACATATGTGCGCTCAATGAGGTCCAGTGTAATCAGTGCTAGAAAAACAATTGTAGAATTTAAATTGGAAGCATGTCATACAGCATTACAAACGGACGAGGGAACAACATAGCATGTTTGTAGATTGTTGAATGATGAAGATGGTAGGGGTGGAAGACGAGAAGATGATTGAAGGGAAGGATTCGCTCTTGAGTGTCGAGAATATGTATAGGGGCTAGAACTTTGAGTTTGagcaaggaaaaaaaattatcaaacatGGGATAACAATTTCAAGCAAAATGACTAATCTTGCCACATAATTAACATTGTGGTCAAGTAGAGGTGAAAGAATTTGTTCCACCACtaacacaaaagaaaaaatgaaagcaTATCTCATGCTTTTAAAAACTGACCCAATTCATTAAATATGAAagcataattaaaattttttttctaatattaccGATTAAATAATTTGGCTACTTACATATATTTATTGGCTAATAAAACACCATATTCTATTCTCCAATTTAGACTACTCTTCTGCTGCCATTGCACCCACCATGCCGTAGTTAATGCACTTTGTCTTTAATTTCTTTaccataaaataatttctatctACAACCAGATGGTGCAAGACATTTATGGCCTTTTTATTAGGAGCGTACATTTAGCTTTCATCTTTGTTTAACCTGTGGCCAATAATAATCAAGATGTCAATCACATTAAGTGTAGGTTCAAGTCAGTGCATGCAATAATACACCCAGGCTAATACCacattaaattagagtttttttataatgaattaaaaaatatatattattcttccaaataaaataaaatcgcTTTATTTActgagattttattttttttaaatctgtaACACAATTCGCCTAATGTCTTGACAGATTGTATAAAATTTATCCCAATTCGCATAATTATTCAACAAACTATATGCTTGAGATGCAGTAGTTTGTCTAGTGATTCAGTAAATTCGTAAAATTCACCTAAATATAAACAATGCTCCTCCTTTCTGTCATTTTCATACATTCACCAAATCTCAAATTCACTtctctctcaattttctctcgTGTTCTCTCTCAGCTacattattta belongs to Arachis duranensis cultivar V14167 chromosome 8, aradu.V14167.gnm2.J7QH, whole genome shotgun sequence and includes:
- the LOC127741271 gene encoding kirola-like, yielding MRYAFIFLLALVVEQILSPLLDHNVNYVARLVILFEIVIPDGKVTTSKETIESIDEKNKIVIFKLFDGDIDQRYKAFKVIFQVIEHNNGSGSAKWTVEYEKVNDDVEAPYGYMEYFDKFTKDIDAHLLNA
- the LOC107462809 gene encoding MLP-like protein 34, with protein sequence MALTGKLSTESAIQSPASKFFDLLAKKLHHVQNVCERVHAGKLHEGDDWHSVGGSVKHWTYVIDGKVITSKETIESIDEQNKTVIFKLFNGDIDQRYKAFKIIFQVIENNNGGGSAKWTVEYEKVNDDVEAPYGYMEYFDKCRKEMDAHLLQA